A DNA window from Choristoneura fumiferana chromosome 24, NRCan_CFum_1, whole genome shotgun sequence contains the following coding sequences:
- the Rpt6 gene encoding 26S proteasome regulatory subunit Rpt6 gives MTLTKMEVDSAKGEGFRPYYITKIEELQLIVAEKSQNLRRLQAQRNELNAKVRMLREELQLLQEQGSYVGEVVKPMDKKKVLVKVHPEGKFVVDLDKNVDINDVTANCRVALRNESYTLHKILPNKVDPLVSLMMVEKVPDSTYEMVGGLDKQIKEIKEVIELPVKHPELFDALGIAQPKGVLLYGPPGTGKTLLARAVAHHTECTFIRVSGSELVQKFIGEGSRMVRELFVMAREHAPSIIFMDEIDSIGSSRIESGSGGDSEVQRTMLELLNQLDGFEATKNIKVIMATNRIDILDPALLRPGRIDRKIEFPPPNEEARLDILKIHSRKMNLTRGINLRKIAELMPGASGAEVKGVCTEAGMYALRERRVHVTQEDFEMAVAKVMQKDSEKNMSIKKLWK, from the coding sequence ATGACTCTTACTAAAATGGAGGTGGACTCCGCAAAGGGCGAGGGTTTCCGCCCGTACTATATCACCAAGATCGAGGAACTGCAGTTGATCGTCGCTGAAAAGTCTCAGAATTTACGGCGTCTCCAAGCTCAAAGGAATGAGCTTAACGCCAAAGTTCGTATGTTGAGGGAAGAGCTACAGCTGTTGCAAGAGCAAGGTTCGTACGTAGGTGAAGTAGTCAAGCCTATGGACAAgaagaaagttctagtaaaagtCCATCCCGAAGGCAAATTTGTGGTCGATTTAGACAAAAATGTAGACATCAATGACGTGACTGCTAACTGCCGCGTCGCTCTGCGCAATGAAAGTTACACTCTTCACAAGATCCTCCCCAACAAAGTCGACCCTTTGGTGTCCCTTATGATGGTCGAAAAGGTTCCTGACTCTACCTACGAGATGGTTGGCGGCTTGGACAAACAAATTAAGGAGATTAAGGAAGTCATTGAACTGCCTGTTAAACATCCGGAGCTGTTTGATGCCTTGGGTATTGCTCAACCAAAAGGAGTGCTGCTGTATGGTCCACCAGGAACTGGTAAAACCTTGCTAGCTCGAGCAGTCGCCCATCACACTGAATGTACATTCATTCGTGTATCTGGGTCCGAGCTGGTCCAGAAGTTCATTGGTGAAGGAAGTCGCATGGTGCGTGAGCTGTTTGTGATGGCTCGTGAACATGCTCCGTCAATAATTTTCATGGATGAAATTGATTCGATTGGTTCATCTCGTATTGAATCTGGCAGTGGTGGTGACTCTGAGGTGCAGAGAACCATGTTGGAGCTCCTTAATCAGCTGGATGGTTTTGAAGCTACTAAGAATATTAAAGTCATTATGGCAACCAACAGGATTGACATCCTTGACCCTGCCCTGCTGCGACCTGGCCGTATCGACAGGAAGATTGAGTTCCCTCCACCAAATGAAGAAGCTCGCTTGGATATCCTTAAGATCCACTCCCGCAAAATGAATTTGACTAGAGGAATTAATCTGCGCAAGATTGCAGAGCTGATGCCTGGTGCATCTGGAGCGGAGGTTAAGGGGGTATGTACTGAGGCGGGTATGTACGCTCTGCGAGAACGCAGAGTGCATGTTACGCAGGAAGACTTTGAAATGGCTGTTGCCAAAGTCATGCAGAAGGACTCCGAGAAGAATATGTCCATTAAGAAGCTATGGAAGTAA